Proteins co-encoded in one Campylobacter ornithocola genomic window:
- the hslV gene encoding ATP-dependent protease subunit HslV, whose translation MFHATTILAYKGKNKSVIGGDGQVSFGNTVLKNNAVKIRKLSNGKVLAGFAGSTADAFNLFDMFEKLLSSSKGDLLKAAIDFSKEWRKDKYLRKLEAMMLVLDRDHIFLLSGTGDVVEPEDGAIAAIGSGGNYALSAARALAKHSSLDEEELVKESLQIAGEICIYTNTNIKTYVIEDDK comes from the coding sequence ATGTTTCACGCAACTACAATTTTAGCTTATAAGGGTAAAAATAAGTCTGTAATTGGTGGAGATGGGCAAGTAAGTTTTGGAAATACTGTACTTAAAAATAATGCGGTTAAAATTAGAAAATTAAGCAATGGGAAAGTATTAGCAGGTTTTGCGGGAAGCACTGCTGATGCTTTCAATCTTTTTGATATGTTTGAAAAATTACTTTCTAGCTCTAAGGGTGATTTATTAAAAGCTGCAATAGATTTTTCAAAAGAATGGCGCAAGGATAAATACTTAAGAAAACTTGAAGCGATGATGCTTGTACTTGATAGAGATCATATATTTTTACTTTCAGGAACTGGAGATGTGGTTGAACCTGAAGATGGTGCTATAGCAGCTATTGGTAGCGGAGGTAACTATGCACTTTCTGCTGCAAGAGCTTTAGCTAAACACTCAAGTTTAGATGAAGAAGAATTAGTTAAAGAAAGCTTGCAAATAGCTGGTGAAATTTGCATTTATACTAATACAAATATTAAAACTTATGTAATTGAGGATGATAAATGA